From a single Veillonellales bacterium genomic region:
- the coaD gene encoding pantetheine-phosphate adenylyltransferase, which translates to MRIAVCPGSFDPVTNGHIDVIERTSKMFEQVIVAVFHNPNKTPLFDMNERVKMLSDATRHLPNVQIDSFSGLLNEYVRQQNANVVVRGLRALSDFEYEFQRALLLKKIDPVIETVFMMTSSEYSFLSSSGVKELAKFGGCITGLVPQCVEEKIIERMK; encoded by the coding sequence GTGCGTATTGCAGTATGTCCGGGCAGCTTTGATCCCGTAACCAATGGACACATTGACGTGATTGAACGTACCAGTAAAATGTTTGAGCAGGTGATCGTTGCAGTATTTCACAACCCCAACAAAACCCCGCTGTTTGATATGAATGAACGGGTGAAAATGCTTTCGGATGCTACCCGGCATCTTCCTAATGTTCAGATTGATTCCTTTTCCGGTTTGTTAAATGAATATGTTCGACAGCAAAATGCGAATGTCGTTGTCCGTGGCTTGAGAGCCTTAAGCGATTTTGAATATGAATTTCAGCGGGCACTGCTGCTTAAAAAAATTGACCCGGTGATTGAGACGGTTTTTATGATGACCAGTAGTGAATATTCTTTTTTAAGTTCCAGCGGTGTGAAAGAATTGGCTAAATTTGGGGGATGCATTACCGGCCTTGTTCCCCAGTGTGTCGAAGAAAAAATTATTGAACGCATGAAATAG
- a CDS encoding ATPase, with protein MTIEEVLEEIENLVLDAARVPFTNKRVLEEDDIARLLDDLRDVMPTELMEAKRILSERSHIMEEANKEAQNIVDQAKIYVAKLTDENVVTKQAQEQANEIVATAQQAARNLQNDAICYADDVFNHLEANVQKVLEVVQSGHKELRQNNQD; from the coding sequence ATGACGATCGAAGAGGTTTTAGAAGAAATAGAAAATTTGGTGCTTGACGCCGCAAGAGTACCTTTTACCAATAAGCGGGTGTTAGAGGAAGATGACATAGCTCGTTTGCTGGATGATTTACGGGACGTGATGCCTACTGAACTGATGGAAGCAAAACGGATACTCAGTGAACGCAGTCATATTATGGAAGAGGCGAATAAAGAAGCCCAGAATATTGTTGATCAGGCTAAAATTTATGTTGCTAAATTGACGGATGAGAATGTTGTTACGAAGCAAGCCCAGGAACAAGCCAATGAAATTGTTGCTACAGCACAGCAAGCGGCACGCAATTTACAAAATGACGCTATCTGCTATGCGGATGACGTATTTAACCATTTAGAAGCAAATGTGCAAAAAGTGCTGGAAGTGGTTCAGTCCGGGCATAAGGAGCTTCGTCAAAACAATCAGGATTGA
- a CDS encoding NlpC/P60 family protein yields MQRRCLVICLFISLLCFSTAYAASITENTVLRQGMHGDEVYMVQNKLHELGYFKGNPDGTFGVTTRTAVVKFQRASGLEPDGIAGYHTLQALHVIQSNTALSRNFSGKRSSGEFVVSTAKQYLGVPYVWGGNSPKGFDCSGFVMYVFNQAGFNLPRMADAQFKVGLPIQQKALRGGDLVFFSTYEPGPSHVGIYTGNGEFIHASSGAGHVIITSLYQPYFIKRYLGARRLTGEI; encoded by the coding sequence ATGCAGCGCCGATGTTTAGTGATTTGCCTATTCATAAGCTTGCTCTGCTTTTCTACTGCATACGCTGCGTCAATTACGGAAAATACAGTATTACGACAGGGAATGCATGGTGATGAAGTTTATATGGTACAAAATAAGCTGCATGAACTTGGTTATTTTAAAGGAAATCCCGACGGCACCTTCGGAGTGACTACCCGTACTGCTGTGGTTAAGTTTCAGCGGGCTTCCGGCCTTGAGCCTGACGGTATCGCGGGATACCATACGCTGCAAGCGCTTCATGTGATTCAGAGCAATACGGCATTGAGTCGAAACTTCAGCGGTAAACGTTCGTCGGGAGAATTTGTCGTGAGTACCGCAAAACAATATTTAGGAGTGCCTTATGTATGGGGAGGGAACAGCCCGAAGGGATTCGATTGTTCCGGATTTGTAATGTATGTATTTAATCAGGCAGGATTTAATCTTCCCCGTATGGCGGATGCTCAGTTTAAAGTCGGCCTGCCAATCCAGCAAAAAGCTTTGCGGGGCGGCGATCTGGTTTTCTTTAGTACCTATGAACCTGGCCCGTCCCATGTCGGCATCTATACCGGCAACGGAGAGTTTATTCACGCCAGTTCCGGAGCCGGGCATGTTATCATCACATCATTGTATCAGCCTTACTTTATAAAAAGATATCTGGGGGCCCGCCGTTTGACTGGAGAAATTTAA
- a CDS encoding patatin-like phospholipase family protein — MRLQIGLALGSGGLRGLAHVGVLKVLEREKINIDCIAGCSIGSMIGALYCSGQKPETIIKLAKHLKPRYWLDFVIPKMGVVSGEKVLNTVRLLTQKKNFADLDIPLAVVATEINHGREIVFTEGDLAQAVRASISVPGIFVPCQIDDMLLVDGAVLDPTPIDVARRMGADIVIAVDLAHAGTVCSITNMFDVMIQSIDIMERELFKHHQYPCDVLIRPEVAHISPSSFQSIDECVALGEKAAEAMLPEIKRLIALEATECSGANDGNPTRLRPNEP, encoded by the coding sequence GTGCGTCTCCAAATAGGTTTAGCGCTTGGTTCCGGTGGATTGAGAGGGCTAGCCCATGTTGGTGTGCTTAAGGTCCTGGAAAGAGAAAAAATCAATATCGACTGTATTGCCGGCTGCAGCATTGGCAGTATGATTGGAGCGTTGTATTGCTCCGGACAGAAGCCGGAAACAATTATAAAATTGGCAAAGCATTTAAAACCACGGTATTGGCTGGATTTTGTCATTCCTAAAATGGGAGTTGTTTCCGGGGAAAAAGTATTGAACACGGTTCGATTGTTAACGCAGAAAAAGAATTTTGCCGATCTGGACATTCCTCTGGCAGTTGTTGCTACGGAAATCAACCATGGCCGGGAAATCGTATTTACCGAAGGCGATCTTGCCCAGGCGGTACGAGCCAGTATTTCTGTACCCGGTATATTTGTACCCTGCCAGATTGATGACATGCTGCTGGTTGACGGGGCAGTGCTTGATCCCACGCCGATTGATGTGGCGCGCCGTATGGGAGCGGATATCGTGATTGCCGTTGATTTGGCCCACGCCGGTACTGTGTGCAGTATAACAAATATGTTTGATGTAATGATTCAATCCATTGATATTATGGAGCGTGAATTGTTTAAACATCATCAGTATCCGTGCGATGTATTGATTCGGCCGGAGGTGGCGCATATATCGCCAAGTTCTTTTCAATCCATTGATGAGTGCGTTGCTTTGGGGGAAAAAGCAGCGGAGGCAATGCTGCCGGAAATCAAACGTTTGATTGCGCTGGAAGCGACGGAATGTAGCGGGGCGAATGACGGAAATCCCACCCGCCTGCGGCCCAACGAGCCGTAG
- the ylbJ gene encoding sporulation integral membrane protein YlbJ, with protein sequence MRIWGRGKQYRSQMITYFLAFSTVLITIAMVQYPKEAFDSAIMGLNLWWTVVFPALLPFFILSEILMGLGVVHFIGVLLEPLMRPLFNVPGVGAFALSMGLASGYPMDAVITCKFRKNKLCSSIEAERLLSFTNTADPLFMFGAVAVGMFGMPELGAVIALAHYLSSFLVGLIFRFHGCNRDTHSDNSKKQTGNIVFRAFHSLYAARKEDNRSIGQLLGESVKNSVNTILLIGGFIIIFSVFLRILSVAGITDSLNTVFATFLNFIGFNSNLAAAMVSGFFELDLGALAASQADAPLIEKAAIASAIIAWSGLCVHGQVASIVIESGIRMSPYMIARLLHGTLAAVLTMLLLGPAQKFAQIGSVPVMLYPGAANTFASWLTRIEQAALQFTLLIGFLLLLSISFHIVKEIYTNVRR encoded by the coding sequence ATGAGGATTTGGGGCAGAGGCAAGCAGTATCGCTCACAAATGATTACTTATTTTCTAGCATTTAGTACCGTATTGATAACAATAGCAATGGTTCAATATCCCAAAGAAGCATTTGACTCGGCTATAATGGGACTTAATTTATGGTGGACGGTGGTTTTTCCTGCCCTGCTGCCTTTTTTTATCTTATCGGAAATTCTTATGGGACTGGGAGTAGTTCATTTTATTGGCGTGTTATTGGAACCGCTGATGCGGCCGCTGTTCAACGTTCCCGGTGTCGGTGCCTTCGCCCTGTCTATGGGATTAGCCTCCGGTTATCCGATGGATGCGGTAATTACCTGTAAATTTCGTAAAAACAAGCTATGCAGTTCAATCGAAGCAGAACGATTGCTTTCCTTTACCAATACGGCGGATCCCTTATTTATGTTTGGCGCCGTAGCCGTTGGTATGTTCGGTATGCCGGAATTAGGTGCGGTTATTGCCTTAGCTCATTACCTCTCCAGTTTTCTCGTCGGACTTATCTTCCGCTTTCATGGCTGTAATCGTGATACCCATAGCGATAATTCAAAAAAACAAACCGGCAATATTGTATTTCGCGCCTTCCACTCCCTGTATGCTGCACGAAAAGAAGATAATCGTTCTATCGGACAGTTATTAGGAGAGTCGGTTAAAAACTCAGTCAATACGATATTGCTTATTGGCGGCTTTATAATCATATTTTCCGTATTCCTGCGAATCCTTTCGGTAGCCGGCATTACCGATTCGTTAAATACAGTATTTGCTACTTTTTTAAATTTTATTGGCTTTAACAGCAATTTGGCAGCAGCAATGGTCAGCGGTTTCTTCGAACTCGACTTAGGTGCGCTGGCTGCCAGTCAGGCGGATGCGCCGCTGATTGAAAAAGCAGCCATCGCCAGTGCAATCATTGCCTGGAGCGGCCTATGTGTACACGGGCAGGTTGCCAGCATTGTAATCGAATCGGGAATTCGCATGAGTCCGTATATGATTGCCCGACTGTTGCACGGCACCCTTGCCGCAGTCCTTACTATGCTGCTTTTGGGGCCGGCACAAAAATTCGCCCAGATAGGCAGCGTACCGGTGATGCTGTATCCGGGAGCAGCAAACACATTCGCATCCTGGCTAACGCGAATTGAACAAGCAGCCCTTCAGTTCACCCTGCTAATTGGCTTTCTCCTGCTGCTCTCCATTTCGTTCCACATTGTAAAAGAAATATATACTAACGTCAGACGCTAA
- a CDS encoding DUF4127 family protein, whose protein sequence is MLNRSAKYCIFTFLVMLAAAILLGHYKTISYPPVSLKTPQYQYRIVLLPLDSRPPCTQFVHQLAEIAGIEVISPPAELLDHYKTPADKQQLLNWLYQQSEHADAAIISIDMLTHGSLLASRLSQGTPADSQNALDMLNVIHQHNPAIKLYAFNIIPRLLLADSKENEMFKKNMLTYSVLKDQFRTFENPADLQKLTELEKQLPPAMIDHYRTMYAQNNAVNEKLADLVETGILSGLVIGQDDGQPFGLPNVNKQKLQRYLANKPSIADKVQITRGTDEVALTLLGQIAMKHASSSPRIFVAYSDEDAPRIVMPFMPHSVGTTVQEKIQILGGTIVSQPDEADFILYVHIGTQKNSKNKPFEVQQVQSFIQQGYNVALVDLAENFYASETLLPELMQANADITKLSAYAGWNTTSNSVGTAVTQAALFTASVRNEQDIQELLQTYHSNLVFLTGRLLDDWFFEKDVQPYVNKRLKWLRIDPYNLGPHYQYVDTIIKKLMSNRGDQLLKNHLANHPLQLNSSQGSYSIVITSLKVKTLLPWERTFEILVEPSIDLGYADQAAD, encoded by the coding sequence ATGCTAAATCGTTCAGCTAAATATTGTATCTTTACCTTTCTTGTTATGCTGGCTGCTGCTATACTGCTGGGTCATTACAAAACTATTTCCTATCCACCTGTGAGTCTGAAAACTCCCCAGTATCAATATCGAATTGTTTTATTACCCTTAGACAGCCGGCCGCCCTGTACCCAATTTGTCCATCAGCTGGCGGAAATCGCCGGCATAGAGGTAATCAGCCCGCCGGCGGAATTGCTTGATCATTATAAAACTCCGGCGGACAAGCAGCAATTGCTCAATTGGCTTTACCAGCAGAGTGAACATGCCGATGCCGCCATAATATCCATTGATATGCTGACACATGGAAGCTTACTGGCCTCCCGCCTTTCTCAGGGAACCCCCGCCGACAGTCAGAACGCACTCGATATGTTGAACGTCATTCATCAGCATAACCCGGCTATTAAATTATACGCTTTTAATATTATCCCCCGCCTTCTGCTTGCCGACAGCAAAGAAAACGAAATGTTTAAAAAAAATATGCTTACATATTCGGTTCTAAAAGATCAATTTCGTACATTTGAAAATCCTGCTGATTTACAAAAGCTCACCGAATTGGAAAAACAGCTGCCGCCGGCAATGATTGATCACTATAGAACGATGTACGCACAAAATAACGCCGTCAATGAAAAATTGGCGGATTTGGTTGAGACAGGTATCTTATCCGGACTCGTCATTGGGCAGGATGACGGTCAGCCTTTTGGCTTGCCAAATGTAAACAAACAAAAGCTTCAGCGTTATCTGGCAAATAAACCGTCAATCGCCGATAAGGTACAGATTACGCGGGGCACTGATGAAGTCGCTCTGACCTTGTTAGGACAGATTGCGATGAAACATGCTTCTTCCTCGCCCCGCATATTTGTCGCCTATTCGGATGAAGACGCCCCGCGAATCGTTATGCCCTTTATGCCGCATTCTGTCGGTACCACAGTACAGGAAAAAATCCAAATACTTGGCGGCACAATAGTATCACAGCCGGATGAAGCGGATTTTATATTGTACGTACATATTGGCACCCAGAAAAATTCAAAAAATAAACCTTTCGAAGTACAGCAAGTACAATCTTTTATTCAGCAAGGCTATAACGTAGCTTTAGTTGATCTGGCGGAAAATTTCTACGCTTCGGAAACATTGCTGCCCGAATTAATGCAGGCAAATGCGGATATAACGAAGCTCAGCGCCTATGCCGGTTGGAATACTACCAGCAACTCAGTTGGCACTGCCGTTACCCAGGCAGCCTTATTCACTGCGTCAGTCCGTAACGAGCAGGATATCCAGGAATTGCTGCAAACCTACCACAGCAATCTAGTCTTTTTAACCGGTCGCCTGCTTGATGACTGGTTCTTTGAAAAAGACGTTCAGCCTTATGTTAACAAACGGTTGAAATGGCTGCGCATTGATCCATACAACCTGGGCCCTCACTATCAATACGTTGATACTATAATAAAAAAATTGATGAGCAACCGGGGAGACCAATTATTAAAAAATCATCTGGCGAATCATCCTTTACAGCTGAATTCCAGCCAAGGAAGCTATTCCATTGTGATTACCAGCCTAAAAGTAAAAACATTGCTTCCCTGGGAAAGAACATTTGAAATTTTGGTAGAACCTTCCATTGACTTAGGCTATGCGGATCAGGCGGCGGATTAA
- the rsmD gene encoding 16S rRNA (guanine(966)-N(2))-methyltransferase RsmD — MRIITGSAKGTKLKTPRGLDTRPTADRVKESIFNILSEKIMDAVVLDLFSGTGNLALEALSRGASRAVLVDQSLTSIAVIKQNVLQTKCKARVEILKCEALKALQKMIQIGWKFDLIFCDPPYNKGLNDLVLQTLDRSQLLAPRGVIVIEHSQHELLVPGWNKLEIRRVEKYGETAVSFLQYNN, encoded by the coding sequence ATGAGAATTATTACCGGTAGTGCAAAAGGAACTAAATTAAAAACTCCCCGTGGACTTGATACCAGACCGACTGCGGATCGGGTAAAGGAATCGATTTTTAACATTCTCAGCGAAAAAATAATGGATGCGGTTGTATTGGATCTTTTTTCCGGTACGGGCAATTTGGCACTGGAAGCCCTTAGCCGTGGCGCCAGCCGAGCAGTTTTGGTTGATCAAAGTTTGACAAGCATTGCAGTTATTAAACAGAATGTCCTGCAAACAAAATGTAAGGCCCGAGTTGAAATTTTAAAATGTGAGGCGCTAAAAGCATTGCAGAAGATGATTCAGATCGGCTGGAAGTTTGATTTGATTTTTTGTGATCCGCCTTATAACAAAGGGCTTAATGACTTAGTATTGCAGACGCTCGACCGTTCACAACTGCTTGCTCCTCGCGGCGTAATTGTGATCGAGCATTCACAACATGAATTACTCGTTCCGGGATGGAACAAGTTGGAGATCAGACGGGTTGAAAAATACGGCGAAACCGCAGTCAGTTTTTTACAATATAATAATTAG